atctcactgggtgggggggagtgagtgagcagctgtgtggtgcttaggtgctggctggggttaaaccacaacaccatgcTGTGCCTGCTCCTGACATCATGCTTTCAGGAGCATCCCTTGGGAATTTCACCACAGTGTGAAAACGAGCACGAGGACAAGGCTTTCTGTGATCACTGAAGTTCTTCTAAGAGCTGGACTAAGATGGAAGTTTTGATCTCTTTCTCTAGGAGCCTAGTGGTTGAATTTGCCCAAACAATCCTCTGCTCATTTTGAAAAGTCGTAACACCTTGTATGTTAGATTTTAGTCTGCAAAAGATCATGATGTGGTTGCATTATCACCAGTTCAAGGGGCAAATTGGAATGAATCGTTTTGGGGTAGGCAGGGCGGCTTGGAAAGGCTAGATACCACTAACCTACTATACCATAACTTAGCTTGTGAATCAACTGATACCATTTGTTGGttccatgttttttgttttgtttgtggttttccCCCCCCAGGACCAGTATGAACTGTCTAATGAAAGAGGCAGCCAAGATGGAGAAAATCAAATTCCAGCACGTTGTCACTATCTATGGGGTCTGCAACAACCCTTTGGGGATAGTGATGGAATATATGGCGAGAGGGTCGTTGAAAATTCTTCCCACTCACAAAATATTATGGCAGCTCAAATTCCAGGTTACCTATGAGATGGGCTTGGCTATGAATTTCCTGCATAGCATGACACCTCCTTTGCTGCACTTAGATCTAAAACCAGGGAACATTCTCCTAGATGGGAATATGCATGTCAAGGCATGACCTTAATGCTGTGTTTGTAGGGACAGGTTATTTCTCAAATATGAGAAAGGTTATTTTTGCCAAATGAGTCCAGAATCCTAGTAAATTAGGTTCTTCAGGAACACTCAATGAAAGATTGACTGGTGGGGCTTGTAAGAAGCAGCTGGTAAACAAAGTACCTCCAGATCATACAGGCAATCTGTGCCAGAACTGGGAACTGAAGGCTCCAACTTAGGAGGAAATGCTGATCTGCTGGACTCACTGAAAAGCACTGACCGCAATTTTATCAGGATTTTACCAAGTTTCAGCTGCTAGGCACCTCCTCATATCCCTGATCATGAAGGATGGAGGTATCTCCCAGCTAATATAAGGAGGGGTGAGATTGTGAGCATTATGGGGGAGGCTctcattttttctgcttgcagatctCGGACTTTGGGCTGTCGAAATGGATGGAGCAGTCTAGCCGAATGCAATATATTGAAAGCTCTGCTTTGAGAGGCACTTTGAGCTACATCCCCCCAGAAATGTTTCTCCAGAACATCAAGCCCCCCAGGAATCAAATATGATGTGTACAGGTAAGGGCTGCCTTTCTGTTCAGAGGTCACACAGGGTTGCCACCTAGCTCTTACACAGAACAAGAGAGACTGGCACATTGCCTCTGGGGCTCCCGGTGGCATCAGACCCACTCCCCACGCTGCGGTGGAGCTCCCACCGCTGTGGCGGAGCCCACTGGGCTTCGCTGGGACACAGCGCTGGTGGCAGGTTGCGACACAGTCTGTCAGCAACTGATGGGATCAGTCAATATTGGACGGGCCCCCCTCTGGCTCCGCCGTGAAGACTCTTGCGCTTACGATGAGGAAGTTTTTATTTCGTTCCCaaagagccggggggggggggggctccactGTTAGAATTCGGGAGCAGACTTTCCAGCAGTAGAATTACATACTGGTAGAAGAGCCTAACAGAACTACCTGCAAGGGCTTCTTCATGTCTGCGGCAGCCATGAATTACCTAGCACAATCCGGGAGTCGCTATGGTGTCAGCAATGACCTCAGGTCTTGTGAGTCTTCAACATTTGTTAAAAGAAAGGCTTCTTGCTACCTTTCCCCAGTGTAAGCCTACAGATCCCAGTAACTCACTCTCTAACTGGAGTTCTCCGTCAGCAGTTACATCTGCTGTAGCTATTCATGCACTACTGGCGGTACAGCTACCCTTTAGGACCAGTTAGTATCCTTTAGAATCTAGTAATGGAATCATCATTTGTGATTACCATTGGTATTACTCAGAAAACAGCCTGCTGGTGCACGCGGCTGGGGCCCCACCAGGTGCACCCCTGGCACGGGCCTCCCTTCTGAGATAGGCTGCATGGGGTGACCCAGCACACACCATCCTCCCACAGGGATCGAGCATCTGTGCAGAGTGCTTTCAGTGCTCAAACCGTACGCTACCCTTCGGAAATAGCAAGATCCTCCCTCTTCCAGTGTACTAAATACAGTTGCCACCAGCACAAGATGCTGGGCAAACACAAGCGAGAGTAGGAAAAGTGAATTGGCATCAGTAAGGAGATCAAGCCCAGTCTCACAGGACCCTAGCAAAGAAAGGCTCCACTGGTTAAAATGAGCTTTCATTACACACATGCAGAACAGGAAGGTGCTTGGTCTGCATTAACAGAATTTCCACATTTACAATGTGTGCAGGTACTTGAAGTCCACACCGCCTTTGTAAGAGGCACTGCAATAACACACAGGTCCAACAAGATGTAGGCCACATTTTCCAGATCAGCAACAAGCGCAGACGCTGCTCAAGCCCCTGAAAACAACAGAGAAGCCTCTACCGAAGAGCTACTCGCAAGCGTTGGTTTATTTCCTTCCGAAAGAGCAGCTGCATCCCTGCCACCTCCTGGCGGCTCAGTGCCTTGTCACAGGACTGAAAGGTCAGGCGGTAGCAGAGGCTCTTCCGTCCGGTCTCGGACTGCTGGAAACTATCGATTAACTGGATGGAGACGACCATTTCACCTGACACCTGCCTAGCAACTGTGTGAAAAGCAACTTCATCAAATTGTTCCCCATCAGGAACCCAAAAGCTGACATCATGCACATAGGAAGGTGGATAGAGAGAAAAACTCTTGAAAAGCCTTAACTCTCCTCTAGGAAATTGACGGAGGAACCGTGTATCTGATGTCCAGAGCATTCGCCAGTCAGATATTCCACAGATCAGCATGGCTAGGAGGTCAAGATTCAATGAAGCAAAGACAACAACCAGTTCACTGCTTACTAGTTCGTAATGAGCTGTCCTTATAATTCCCACACAGAAGCCCTTCTCACAGGAGCCTGAAGTATCTATCTCCATACAGATGAAGTACTGAATTTTACTAAGCTGAGATTCAAAAGCAGCAAAGTCATTTAGCTCAGTTGTTTCAAAGCTCTTTGCTTCCTGCAGATTGATATTCACTTTAAAGCGTGGAACAGTCTGGTGAAAAGAATGTATGCTGGTTTTAATGTTATTCATCAACATCTGGATACACTTGCTTTCTGTACCCCTGTTAACTGCACATACAAAAACCATCTCATGAAAAACAGGCATGGAGTAAGGAGTGATAAGACACTTCCTGAAAACTGGGCCAGAAAGAACATGAAGTGTCCCCGGAAGAAATGCTCCTCTTTGTATTATTGCCTGAGCATAAGGTAGAAGGGAAGGTCTAAGATAATACTGTTTTGAAATGTGGCATCCCTCTTGTACATTCACCCAGCCATTCTTATCTGTGTCCCTGCAAAAATCAACATgggaaaataaaactgcatttgcCAGTCCATTAGACATTTCTTCAGTGCTTGGAGTCTCCTCTGGGCTCAGAATGATCCAAAAGATGTTTGAGTGACAAACACCATTCAGGTGACCTTGGTGGAGCAGAGAAAGGCAGTAGTCAATATTTTGTAATGGAAAGGCTTGGCTGAGCTCTGCAGTAAGCTTCTCCTTTATTGTCCGTACTGGATGATTTGAATTTACTTCTAGGAAACccctgtgaaaaataaaagaataaattacagACACCACTAAACAGATTTCCTTGAAATGCCTTCCTGTGATCATAACTTGAGTGCAGCAATTTACCCAAAACAATTTCAGATATTAAGCCAGTTTCTAGGAACTACCTGAACAAGCCAAGCCTTTCATCAAAGGTGTTGCAATGGCTAACACATTTTCAGGACAGCGGTGTTTGTCTCCAGGTTGCAATCAAGAATTAACTGCACTTTTGCTGGTAAAAAAGGAATGAGACTTAACAGTCAGCATCACCATTTCCACTCAGCACAAGCACTACCACactacagaaattaataaaattatgcTAGCCCTGGAGAGTCTCCAAAGTACACAGCAGTTTGTCTAAGAGGTTAGCATTTTTTATCCTAGCTAGCCTTAGTATTGTGGTATTAGCAGACACCATGTCAGCTCCTGAATTTCTTCCACAGTACAGTAAAACAGATTAAAGTTTTCATCTTTATTTGTGTGTTCGAGTATATAGCAGCTTGGTCTCAACcattaagtttctttttcttctgtagacTTATTTTTAAGTAAGCCATAACCAAAAGCCAGCATGAAGGAGACCTGAAGCAGAGATCGAGCAGGAAATTCTGtaaaggggaagggagggaaagtgAAGCAATTCTATTTTATCTGATACCTATGCTGGTCATTCCCACTCAGAACTGGAGTGTGTGGTATTGCCAAACAGAAACTAATTATAAAACTTACCTATTAATTTTGTCCACAAGTACTTGCGGtacttgaaaagaaacttttcgGCTTTCCAGTTCTATCTCGCAGATCATGGGTTTGAAATATGGAAGTGGCATGCTTCGTGTGAAAATGTGGTTTAAAGCTCCCTCTACACAGAAAGGTTTATCTTGACTCCTGACAATacacaaaagcagagcaaagtCATTGATTGTTCCCTATATTTAATGTGTCCCAAGTTGAATCCCAGGTCTTGTTACAAGATGACAAAAATGCAACTCTACTATACTTTTACTGGGCAGGTGGTccaacactggaacaagttgcacagaaaggttgtgcagtctccattcACGGAGACTGAACGTGGCTCTGAGAGACTTGCTCTAGTTGGCTCTGCTTTGAGCTGTGGGGTAGGACTAGATGATTGCCAGAGGTCCCAGCCAACACCAACCacgctgtgattctgtgattgcTAAGCAGATGCACATACCGCAGTCCTCCTGCTGTCTTTAGGCCAAGATTGACCTTTGTTCTGAAATGGATGGTTACCTGTAGCCTGTACACTTATATCCATGGATAGTGTCTGCTTTAAAAGGATGAACGTTACTCAAGATAaatccagctcctgctgccacaGCCACTATTTGCCAGCTGTTGTGCCATTCTCTCCTTGGTTGATCAGCAGGTGTCCCACCCTGTCCATTGCAAAGAGCCACATGGATCTCTCCCTCCACTGTCAGCacttctgcagagctggaagaaaagcCAGGCAACAAGAAAAATCCTGCTAGCGCACCCAGAAATTTTATAGTGCCAGAAAAACACCTGTAACACAGCTAGAAATCTGTATCGCAGCAGTCAATTAGCATAGAACTACGTCTGGTTTACTTACCCATGGAAAAACTGGGCAAGAAGCTCTCTATTCTTCACTACCCCAGCCTTTCTCCCACAGTGAGGGAAGTTGAAATAAATACAGTCAAAGTCTCTTTTTTCTGGTAAAAAATAGTCCTTCAGCTTGGTGCAGtccacagaaaacagaacttcAGCTCCTTCAAAAGTGGATGAAAAACAAGACTCTGATGTTTATCATTacagaaaattataaagaaagGCAGCAATTAAAGTCCTTGAGTCCATTTTTAAGCAtatcagagcagcagctgccagtcACATGcaagaggaaaaccagaaagcCGGGGCTCCCTTTGCTCTCCTGCAGAGACTTCTGCTGACTGGCTACTTGTTTCAGTAGTATTCCAGTCTGATTAGATTTCAGGGCATTTGATTTAGCCTCTCGGACAATTCCAATTCCTCGCGGCAAAAGTGGCCTTCCGAGATGCCTGCAGTGGTGAAGGGCTACGAAGCGACGGGACAGCTCCTCCCGAGGCACGGCAGCGCCAGGTCCCCGGTTTAACCGAGGCCTGCCGCTCCACAGCCTCGCTCCCACCCTTACCAGAAGAGCGGTTACAGCTAACGGCTGACTACCAGCGACACCGCTTCCCTCCCCGTCCCGGCCTCCTCCTCCGTCGCTTTGCCCCACCACCTCCGGCCCACCCAGCCCCGCAGGCGCCGACCCACCCCTCTCCCGCAGCCGCCGGATGCTCTCCGCGGCTCGCCCCCGCCCGGCCACCTCCTCTTCGCTCTCGTAACAAGTGGCCACGACGTGGGTGCCCGCGGCTCCGCACAGGGAGGCCGCGAAGGAGAAGTTAccctcccccagcagcaggacGCGGCGCGCCGGCTCCATCTCCGTAGCCAGAGCCGGAGGCCGCCGGCGCTCCCTCATGACGTTTCTGCCGGCCAGCGGGCCGCTGCCGCCCTCCCTCACCGCCTGCTGGCGGCGTCAGGCCTCGCCGACCCCGACCCCTGCGAGGCAcggagcggccggcggcggggcggagagCGGCGCCTTGCCGCGGCCCCGGGCCTCCGCGCCTGCCTCTGGGCCCGCCGCGGAAGGGGCTTCTCCCCTTGGGGGCGGCCCGGGCTTCTGCGGGCCTCGCCGGTGCTATGTCGGCAGCCGCTCCCCCTCAGGGACCCTCTGCGCAGGGCCCAAATGGCTGCCGGCGCCCCTGGCGAGGCCGGGAGCTGTCACTGGCGGGCCGCTGCAGTCCCAGGACTGCGAGTCACGGCTTGGGAGAGAGTAGCCATGCTTTGCTGTCGTCTGTTCCATTTGTGTGCCCTCAGCTGCTGCACTGGGCCAGGACAGTGTTTCAGGAGTCACATGAGTGATGACAGCAGAAGGTTTAAAATTGGCAAAGGCAAGCTTCAGCAGAGACCTACTGCCTGCAGTTGATGAGGTGTGGTCCTGGTTCAGATATTAGGTTCCTGTGGGCTTGCGTAAATCACTTTGTCTATTTCAAAGGGTGGGTCAGTTACAATGAGAGGTATTCAGTAATGTGAAGCTGAGAAATGCAGTATCGCAGTTTAGGAAGATATGTACTTGCTATACTACCTACCcatgcccaccccaccccccaaaaaaaatttttGGCATCAAGAAGGAACACAGTTCTTCTCTGATGCCCACTGGCACCCGTGGAAGTATACGAGGCCCCTCTCCAGTCAGCAGGGAGGTGGAAGGGAC
This genomic window from Accipiter gentilis chromosome 5, bAccGen1.1, whole genome shotgun sequence contains:
- the FDXACB1 gene encoding ferredoxin-fold anticodon-binding domain-containing protein 1 isoform X1, with translation MRERRRPPALATEMEPARRVLLLGEGNFSFAASLCGAAGTHVVATCYESEEEVAGRGRAAESIRRLRERGAEVLFSVDCTKLKDYFLPEKRDFDCIYFNFPHCGRKAGVVKNRELLAQFFHGSAEVLTVEGEIHVALCNGQGGTPADQPRREWHNSWQIVAVAAGAGFILSNVHPFKADTIHGYKCTGYRSQDKPFCVEGALNHIFTRSMPLPYFKPMICEIELESRKVSFQVPQVLVDKINRGFLEVNSNHPVRTIKEKLTAELSQAFPLQNIDYCLSLLHQGHLNGVCHSNIFWIILSPEETPSTEEMSNGLANAVLFSHVDFCRDTDKNGWVNVQEGCHISKQYYLRPSLLPYAQAIIQRGAFLPGTLHVLSGPVFRKCLITPYSMPVFHEMVFVCAVNRGTESKCIQMLMNNIKTSIHSFHQTVPRFKVNINLQEAKSFETTELNDFAAFESQLSKIQYFICMEIDTSGSCEKGFCVGIIRTAHYELVSSELVVVFASLNLDLLAMLICGISDWRMLWTSDTRFLRQFPRGELRLFKSFSLYPPSYVHDVSFWVPDGEQFDEVAFHTVARQVSGEMVVSIQLIDSFQQSETGRKSLCYRLTFQSCDKALSRQEVAGMQLLFRKEINQRLRVALR
- the FDXACB1 gene encoding ferredoxin-fold anticodon-binding domain-containing protein 1 isoform X2, which produces MRERRRPPALATEMEPARRVLLLGEGNFSFAASLCGAAGTHVVATCYESEEEVAGRGRAAESIRRLRERGAEVLFSVDCTKLKDYFLPEKRDFDCIYFNFPHCGRKAGVVKNRELLAQFFHGSQDKPFCVEGALNHIFTRSMPLPYFKPMICEIELESRKVSFQVPQVLVDKINRGFLEVNSNHPVRTIKEKLTAELSQAFPLQNIDYCLSLLHQGHLNGVCHSNIFWIILSPEETPSTEEMSNGLANAVLFSHVDFCRDTDKNGWVNVQEGCHISKQYYLRPSLLPYAQAIIQRGAFLPGTLHVLSGPVFRKCLITPYSMPVFHEMVFVCAVNRGTESKCIQMLMNNIKTSIHSFHQTVPRFKVNINLQEAKSFETTELNDFAAFESQLSKIQYFICMEIDTSGSCEKGFCVGIIRTAHYELVSSELVVVFASLNLDLLAMLICGISDWRMLWTSDTRFLRQFPRGELRLFKSFSLYPPSYVHDVSFWVPDGEQFDEVAFHTVARQVSGEMVVSIQLIDSFQQSETGRKSLCYRLTFQSCDKALSRQEVAGMQLLFRKEINQRLRVALR